In the genome of Diorhabda carinulata isolate Delta chromosome Y, icDioCari1.1, whole genome shotgun sequence, one region contains:
- the LOC130903075 gene encoding uncharacterized protein LOC130903075 — protein MASKKRQQWDEHDMRQAIENVQDHSMGFKLAAKTFNVPKTTLRRRLAKQDSSKGNLGGRTAIFSKAIEEEIAGYIIDMETRFFGLTSKYLRRMVFEVAEKNKIEHRFNRETKMAGWKWVRGFLKRNPRISLRSPESTSLARAQAFNKPNIQAYFNALSNTLEQYNFPLENIFNMDESGLTTVQKKCQKIYASKGRKQVGALSSAERGQHVTVVCAMNVMGTYIPPALIYPRQRMNDELMNGAPVGSIAFVQEKGWMTSEIFCRWLKHFVKYTKASNNNKVLLLLDGHSSHKSFESLQFAKENGVIVFCFPADCSHHVQPLDVGFFRPLHTYFDQEIQLWLRQNPGKAVTQFKIAGLLNQAYLKSAVTSNAINSFKKTGIHPFNPHVFEDWQFAPALAADKQIPEAQGDIIENQMEL, from the coding sequence ATGGCATCCAAAAAAAGACAACAGTGGGACGAGCATGATATGCGACAGGCTATTGAGAACGTACAAGATCACAGTATGGGCTTTAAGTTGGCTGCAAAGACCTTCAATGTTCCCAAAACAACTTTGCGAAGGCGTTTGGCTAAACAGGACAGTTCCAAGGGTAATTTGGGAGGACGAACCGCAATTTTCTCTAAAGCCATCGAAGAGGAGATTGCaggatatattattgatatggaAACACGTTTTTTTGGTTTAACCTCTAAATATTTGCGGCGGATGGTATTCGAAGTagccgaaaaaaataaaatagagcatCGTTTCAATCGTGAAACAAAAATGGCAGGTTGGAAATGGGTGAGGGGATTCCTGAAGCGCAATCCACGAATTTCTTTGCGTAGTCCAGAAAGTACATCATTAGCTAGAGCCCAGGCTTTTAACAAGCCTAATATTCAAGCCTATTTCAATGCACTATCTAACACTCTGGAGCAGTACAACTTTCctctcgaaaatatatttaatatggatgagtCAGGTTTGACTACGGTccaaaagaaatgtcaaaaaatttacgcTTCAAAAGGTCGGAAGCAAGTTGGTGCACTCAGCAGTGCAGAGCGTGGGCAGCACGTGACCGTAGTGTGCGCAATGAATGTCATGGGCACTTACATCCCTCCTGCTCTTATTTACCCTCGTCAAAGGATGAACGATGAGCTTATGAACGGTGCTCCCGTTGGTAGCATAGCTTTCGTACAAGAAAAAGGTTGGATGaccagtgaaattttttgtagatggcTAAAGCATTTCGTGAAGTATACGAAAGCATCTAATAACAATAAGGTTCTTTTGCTCCTAGATGGGCACAGTAGCCATAAGAGTTTCGAATCTCTTCAGTTTGCAAAAGAAAATGGGGTAATTGTGTTCTGCTTCCCGGCAGATTGTTCACATCACGTTCAACCATTGGACGTAGGATTCTTCCGTCCTCTTCATAcgtattttgatcaagaaattcaattatgGCTTCGTCAAAACCCGGGGAAGGCAGTGACTCAATTCAAAATAGCAGGTCTTCTCAATCAAGCTTATTTGAAGAGTGCTGTAACatcaaatgcaataaattcgttcaaaaagACTGGCATTCATCCTTTCAATCCTCATGTCTTCGAGGACTGGCAGTTTGCACCAGCTTTAGCAGCGGATAAGCAGATTCCCGAGGCTCAAGGAGATATCATCGAGAACCAAATGGAATTATAA